CATTTCCATCCGCTGGCGATAGAGGACTGTATGCATGTGCTGCAGCGGCCGAAGCTGGATTATTACGAGAACGTTCAGTTCTTCGTGCTGCATTCGCTGAATGAAGAGACGCTGGAGGCGGAAGAAATTGACCTGTTCCTCAGCGCCAAATTCCTCGTCTCCTATCATCATCAGGCCAAGCCGGAGATGGATGAAGCGTGGGAGATGGTCCAGGCTGAGATCCATAGCCGCTCGGGCTGGTCCGGCGGGCCGATGGCTGCTGCTTACACAGTCATGGATAAGCTGGTCGATCAATATTTCCCGTCACTGTATACTCTGGAGGATGAGCTGGCAGATCTGGAGAGCCGGGGCGGCAACGAATCGGTGGAAGAGCTGATGAGCCAGGTGTTCAATGTGCGCGGAAGGCTGCTGAAGCTGCGGCGGACGATTGTGCCGATGAGGGACCTGATGTACCGGATTGTCAATTCCCAGCATGTGCAGAGCAATGGCGAGGAACGGGTCTACTTCGGCGATATCTACGATCATCTGCTGAAGCTGACTGATATGATTGAGGCGGACCGGGAGATGACCGCCGATCTGCGGGACAGCTATATCTCGCTGAACTCCAACCGGATGAACTCCATTATGAAGACACTCACTGTAATCACCACTGTATTCATGCCCTTGACGCTGATTGCCGGAATCTACGGGATGAACTTCAGAGTGATGCCAGAGCTGGAATGGGGCTTTGGTTATTATGCGGTGCTGCTGATTATGCTGGTGCTGGGGGTCGGGATGTTTGCCTGGTTCCGGCGGAGCGGCTGGTTTAAGTAAGCGGCCTCCGGCGGCAAGCCCTTCTTGCAAAAGCCTGTAAAAACGCCGCCGTCTAGGAACGGCGGCGTTTCACAGAGGACGGTCCCCCGGATTTGCGGTTTTTGGAGGTGTTTTTGCGGCGCTTCGCAGCGGGGCGTCTTTTTTTGCGCCGTTTGGGGGTGTAAAGTGCAGCATCCTCTTCTGCGGCGAGCGCTCCGGCCCCGCTTCCTTTACCTTTGCCGAATCCGCCCATGACCAGCTTCACCATCGGAGCCATCTGCTGGAAGCCCTGCACCACCTTCTGCACCTTGCCCATGGAGTTGACGATTCCATCGATCCCGCCCAGACGGTCCACAATGCCCTTGATCTGCTCCATGTTGGCCAGATTTCCGAGGTTGCCCAGCCCGCCCAGCAGTCCGCCGGCCTTCGGAGCAGCAGCCTCGGCAGCGGGAAGGGCGACCGCCGTCTCGGTGACTTCAGCCCCATACGCAGGCAGGATCTCAGGTTCCCCGGGAAGCGGGGCAGGTGTATAGGCAGAAAGGCCCGGATAAGGCGACTGCGGATAAGGCGGCTGCGGGTAAGGCTCCGCCAGGGAACGTCTTTGCTTGCGGGAATGATTATAGTAATGCTCAGGCATAATATCACATTCCTTCGTTAGTGTTTGCTATACTGTATGTCATGGGCGAACATACGGTATAGACGAATGCCCGGGTAACCGGGATAGCAGCGGAAAAGGGCGGATGCCCAGAGGATTCGTCCCGGAAGTGAAGAAAACGTGTCCAGGCTTGATTTCGTGCGGTTTTGTAGTACTATGATTAAGGCGGTGAACCTCGGAAGTCCGGGGAGAAGTAAGATTAACCTCATTAATTGTGTACACCTGGGGTGGACGTTTGTCCATCGTTTTCGTTCTTTACAGCGTGAAATCGTTAATGCTTGAAAAATGTGCTTCAGTACAATATAGTAGAGGCAAGATAGTCGCTCACAGTTCATGTTTAGGGGATGATAGACGATGCAGCTAAAGAAGCTGAACGATAAAAGTATCGATCAATTATTTGAGGCTATTTTAACATTGAAAAATATGGAAGAATGCTATGTGTTCTTTGATGACCTGTGCACCGTGAACGAGATTCAATCGCTCTCGCAGCGCCTTGAGGTGGCCCGGATGCTGGGCAAGGGGTCTACATATAACCAGATTGAAGCAGAGACGGGCGCCAGCACGGCGACGATCTCCCGCGTGAAGCGCTGCCTGAACTACGGCAATGACGGTTACAAGCTCACGCTGGAACGTCTGGGGCGCTAATCTATGGTTCCGGGTGTGCTGGTCATCAGTCACGGCTCCCGCGATCAGAACTGGGTGTCAATTGTTGATGAGGCGGTGAGCGGGTTATCGCTTAAGGAGGAACTTCCGGTTGCGGTGTCATTCCTTGAGCTGGTTGAAGGACGATTGATTCAAGATGGTATAGATGAGCTTGAACATGCAGGGGTCACAGATATTATTGTGATCCCCTTGTTTGTGTCTTCCGGCAGCACGCATATCGATGAGATAGCGTATGCGCTGGGGGCGAAGCCGGTTCCTGAGCGGGAG
This region of Paenibacillus sp. FSL K6-1096 genomic DNA includes:
- the corA gene encoding magnesium/cobalt transporter CorA, with protein sequence MIRTLAVTHTGEVLTDLPLQSIELEHYAWIWADFAVPTEEETLALDTYFHFHPLAIEDCMHVLQRPKLDYYENVQFFVLHSLNEETLEAEEIDLFLSAKFLVSYHHQAKPEMDEAWEMVQAEIHSRSGWSGGPMAAAYTVMDKLVDQYFPSLYTLEDELADLESRGGNESVEELMSQVFNVRGRLLKLRRTIVPMRDLMYRIVNSQHVQSNGEERVYFGDIYDHLLKLTDMIEADREMTADLRDSYISLNSNRMNSIMKTLTVITTVFMPLTLIAGIYGMNFRVMPELEWGFGYYAVLLIMLVLGVGMFAWFRRSGWFK
- a CDS encoding tyrosine protein kinase — protein: MPEHYYNHSRKQRRSLAEPYPQPPYPQSPYPGLSAYTPAPLPGEPEILPAYGAEVTETAVALPAAEAAAPKAGGLLGGLGNLGNLANMEQIKGIVDRLGGIDGIVNSMGKVQKVVQGFQQMAPMVKLVMGGFGKGKGSGAGALAAEEDAALYTPKRRKKRRPAAKRRKNTSKNRKSGGPSSVKRRRS
- a CDS encoding YerC/YecD family TrpR-related protein; this encodes MQLKKLNDKSIDQLFEAILTLKNMEECYVFFDDLCTVNEIQSLSQRLEVARMLGKGSTYNQIEAETGASTATISRVKRCLNYGNDGYKLTLERLGR